The following proteins come from a genomic window of Bradysia coprophila strain Holo2 unplaced genomic scaffold, BU_Bcop_v1 contig_138, whole genome shotgun sequence:
- the LOC119073863 gene encoding endoplasmic reticulum junction formation protein lunapark-B isoform X2, with amino-acid sequence MGVVLAKFRKQKTTYQILEKLEEDIKEAEALTISTKEKQRRFIVNLYLVSIGLLVIGCLLYYFYFLPPTWSKRIVYTIPLLAASVFVICLGRLGSWFFQKRLNKNSTNLTKLREEKKKIIEKVMDTETYKVAIELLNRFGDKTNDLKVQSNTGAITQSPVPSTLNNRNLTQARNRIGQSPQVNTLDRTNFPSTPLGVAPKTPISNNPSRAYVSPYSTPSSNYQLQYRTQVKTPFPIINQNEKKFFDKILDFLMGEGQSSLYGMVCKECYGHNGMVSLEEYEYSAFRCAFCKVLNPAKKIRPKAPALSIENIGSTIQSSSSTSSSDKDSGSETEEKSNSLMTGSLPLSGAEDVSHQQVSGSESNVEPSVDDDNVQPSQLSEEKLDENVEEKSAIDKKTD; translated from the exons atgGGAGTTGTATTAGCGAAATTTAGG aagcAAAAAACGACCTATCAAATTCTGGAGAAATTGGAGGAAGACATAAAGGAGGCCGAAGCGTTAACAATCAGTACGAAAGAGAAGCAACGGCGATTTATTGTCAATTTGTATCTGGTATCAATCGGTCTGTTGGTTATTGGTTGTCTGCTTTACTATTTCTACTTTCTACCGCCCACATGGAGCAAACGAATCGTGTACACAATCCCTCTGCTAGCAGCGTCCGTTTT CGTGATCTGTCTAGGCCGATTAGGATCGTGGTTTTTCCAAAAGCGACTGAACAAAAACTCTACCAACTTAACGAAGTTGcgtgaagaaaagaaaaagataaTCGAAAAAGTCATGGACACAGAAACGTATAAG GTTGCCATTGAATTACTTAATCGATTCGGTGATAAAACGAACGACCTTAAAGTCCAATCTAATACCGGAG CAATAACACAGTCACCCGTTCCATCCACACTGAATAACAGAAATTTAACACAAGCACGAAACCGTATCGGTCAATCCCCTCAAGTCAATACATTGGATAGAACGAACTTTCCAAGCACACCGTTGGGTGTCGCCCCTAAAACTCCCATATCAAACAATCCTAGCCGTGCATACGTTTCACCGTACAGTACACCATCATCAAACTATCAACTTCAGTATCGTACGCAGGTGAAAAC CCCATTTCCGATCATTAATCAAAatgagaaaaagtttttcgacaaaatattGGATTTTCTAATGGGAGAAGGTCAGAGCAGTCTGTATGGAATGGTTTGCAAGGAATGTTACGGACATAATG GAATGGTTTCGCTCGAAGAATACGAATACAGTGCATTCCGGTGTGCATTTTGTAAAGTACTTAATCCGGCCAAGAAAATCCGGCCCAAAGCTCCAGCACTTTCGATCGAAAATATCGGCTCGACGATCCAGTCTAGCAGTTCAACGTCATCGTCCGATAAGGATTCTGGATCcgaaacagaagaaaaaagcaACAGTTTGATGACTGGATCGCTTCCGCTCAGTGGTGCTGAGGATGTGTCACATCAACAAGTGTCTGGATCGGAGTCGAACGTTGAACCATCCGTCGACGATGATAATGTACAGCCATCACAGTTaagcgaagaaaaattggatgAAAATGTGGAGGAGAAATCTGCGATTGATAAAAAAACCGACTGA
- the LOC119073836 gene encoding cap-specific mRNA (nucleoside-2'-O-)-methyltransferase 1-like — MSSEKKSESPNEDTISELTALTSELDLSNAVTTEATVESGSIQPKSEKSIEELLLESYECLENKRHGRLDRNVLSSWTIFGERKIGFDETTKFADKEIVQKLYSAYLEYELFSESERRTKKQRVNPLEEVKKAFLLNRAAVKFANIDSLLGYMFSNPVDKLGRSIIEPNELMYFVDIWGGPGGFADYLLWRRDWQTKGFGIPMKNGFYGTNRFTVGGERFTIFKGAKRDGDITNEENITSIVRYVKQHISLGVHIAVADGAYDVENQKYGKETIFKRMYLSEAILALSLLRQNGHFIMKLFDVLMPFTVGLIYLLHKCFAQVILLKPKSSRPSSAERYLICKWKFHDTTNIRMYLEEVNVKLNNTEDLDVISLVPEEILLNDIEFFNFVYKSNNSLAEIQTESMLQMTRGGSACSSDPSLVQTCLEYWNVVPKTDVIFDCTIGEWAKFVNFPENLLSPLLPLCESFGLPGGKLGNEWHCIRIENVSTDRRTFFSTNSSTDVKMWDPISTEWINAPPNFGLKFPTNTFLYGEIACNHVQNANSNGKSSDGFHIIDGLVLNGQDIRGHPYLVRLELCKKFADAINNSSSFIRIENGESIRTASINCKETFLLKDLVPEMEKFRGSWKSIQSGSKVLGHSLQTFIGPKRFHAVNGLLFLRNFPNVRDETNFNETFRSRQLWNWSRSDTLDTVDIAKTPDDGNVYLSHFCEYMNRQVNCGALNWRDKNRPQNPSRYSNNRGRSGARGRTGFKK, encoded by the exons ATGTCATCGGAAAAGAAATCGGAAAGTCCGAATGAAGACACCATTTCCGAATTAACAGCACTCACTTCTGAATTAGATCTATCGAACGCAGTTACAACTGAGGCAACCGTTGAGAGTGGATCAATCCAACCTAAGTCGGAAAAATCCATAGAGGAGCTGTTGCTTGAGTCGTATGAGTGCCTGGAAAATAAGCGTCACGGTCGTTTAGATCGGAATGTATTATCGTCTTGGACGATTTTCGGTGAACGGAAGATTGGCTTCGATGAGACGAcgaaatttgctgacaaagaaattgttcaaaaattgtACTCCGCCTACCTAGAATACGAATTGTTTTCCGAATCGGAACGACGAACCAAAAAGCAAAGAGTAAATCCACTCGAAGAGGTCAAGAAAGCCTTTCTGCTGAATCGTGCCGCCGTTAAGTTTGCAAACATTGACTCGCTACTGGGCTACATGTTTTCCAATCCAGTGGACAAATTGGGCCGCTCAATAATTGAACCGAATGAGCTCATGTACTTTGTTGATATTTGGGGCGGACCGGGTGGATTTGCGGATTATTTACTGTGGCGAAGAGACTGGCAAACTAAGGGTTTTGGTATTCCCATGAAAAACGGTTTTTATGGCACAAACCGGTTTACAGTTGGTGGCGAACGGTTCACCATATTCAAAGGTGCCAAACGTGATGGTGACATCACCAACGAAGAGAATATTACCTCGATTGTACGATACGTGAAACAACACATTTCCTTGGGCGTACACATTGCTGTTGCTGATGGCGCCTACGACGTGGAAAACCAGAAATACGGAAAGGAAACCATTTTTAAACGGATGTACCTAAGCGAAGCGATTCTGGCACTTTCGTTGCTTCGGCAAAATGgacattttattatgaaaCTGTTCGATGTATTGATGCCATTTACCGTTGGTCTAATTTACCTGCTGCATAAGTGCTTCGCCCAAGTCATTTTGTTGAAACCGAAATCTTCGAGGCCATCGAGTGCAGAACG TTATCTCATCTGCAAGTGGAAGTTCCACGATACGACGAACATTCGAATGTACCTGGAAGAGGTGAATGTTAAACTCAACAACACTGAAGACTTGGATGTGATAAGCTTGGTGCCAGAAGAGATCCTGCTCAATGACATCgagtttttcaatttcgtgTACAAAAGTAACAACTCACTTGCCGAGATTCAGACAGAGTCAATGCTTCAGATGACGCGCGGTGGTTCCGCTTGTTCGTCAGATCCATCTCTGGTCCAAACATGCCTCGAATACTGGAATGTCGTACCGAAGACTGACGTCATTTTTGATTGCACCATTGGCGAATGGGCGAAATTCGTCAACTTTCCAGAGAATTTGTTAAGTCCGTTGCTGCCACTGTGTGAATCGTTTGGGCTACCAGGTGGCAAGTTAGGAAACGAGTGGCACTGTATTCGTATTGAGAACGTCAGTACCGACAGGCGAACATTTTTCTCAACCAATAGCTCAACTGATGTCAAGATGTGGGATCCAATTTCAACGGAATGGATAAACGCACCGCCAAATTTTGGTTTGAAATTTCCGACGAATACATTCTTGTACGGAGAAATTGCCTGTAATCACGTTCAGAATGCCAACTCCAATGGTAAATCGTCGGATGGCTTCCACATAATAGATGGTTTAGTCTTGAATGGTCAGGATATACGAGGTCATCCGTATTTGGTGCGACTGGAATTGTGTAAAAAATTCGCCGATGCCATTAACAATTCATCGTCCTTCATTCGAATCGAAAATGGGGAGAGTATAAGAACAGCGTCGATCAATtgtaaagaaacatttttgctgAAGGATCTCGTTcccgaaatggaaaaatttcgtGGATCATGGAAATCGATCCAATCAGGTTCGAAAGTTCTGGGACATTCCTTGCAAACGTTTATCGGACCTAAACGTTTTCACGCGGTGAATGGCCTGTTGTTTCTtcgaaattttccaaatgtaagagatgaaacaaattttaacgaaacgtTCCGCAGTAGACAACTGTGGAACTGGTCCAGATCTGACACTTTGGATACGGTTGATATTGCGAAAACTCCGGACGACGGAAATGTTTATCTGTCGCACTTCTGTGAATATATGAATCGGCAAGTGAATTGTGGTGCCCTAAATTGGAGAGACAAAAACCGACCGCAAAATCCATCAAGATATTCGAATAACAGGGGTAGAAGCGGAGCCAGAGGCAGAACAGGCTTTAAGAAATAG
- the LOC119073863 gene encoding endoplasmic reticulum junction formation protein lunapark-B isoform X1, translating to MGVVLAKFRKQKTTYQILEKLEEDIKEAEALTISTKEKQRRFIVNLYLVSIGLLVIGCLLYYFYFLPPTWSKRIVYTIPLLAASVFVICLGRLGSWFFQKRLNKNSTNLTKLREEKKKIIEKVMDTETYKVAIELLNRFGDKTNDLKVQSNTGGKRALKPPHNHSNNIPKPFPAITQSPVPSTLNNRNLTQARNRIGQSPQVNTLDRTNFPSTPLGVAPKTPISNNPSRAYVSPYSTPSSNYQLQYRTQVKTPFPIINQNEKKFFDKILDFLMGEGQSSLYGMVCKECYGHNGMVSLEEYEYSAFRCAFCKVLNPAKKIRPKAPALSIENIGSTIQSSSSTSSSDKDSGSETEEKSNSLMTGSLPLSGAEDVSHQQVSGSESNVEPSVDDDNVQPSQLSEEKLDENVEEKSAIDKKTD from the exons atgGGAGTTGTATTAGCGAAATTTAGG aagcAAAAAACGACCTATCAAATTCTGGAGAAATTGGAGGAAGACATAAAGGAGGCCGAAGCGTTAACAATCAGTACGAAAGAGAAGCAACGGCGATTTATTGTCAATTTGTATCTGGTATCAATCGGTCTGTTGGTTATTGGTTGTCTGCTTTACTATTTCTACTTTCTACCGCCCACATGGAGCAAACGAATCGTGTACACAATCCCTCTGCTAGCAGCGTCCGTTTT CGTGATCTGTCTAGGCCGATTAGGATCGTGGTTTTTCCAAAAGCGACTGAACAAAAACTCTACCAACTTAACGAAGTTGcgtgaagaaaagaaaaagataaTCGAAAAAGTCATGGACACAGAAACGTATAAG GTTGCCATTGAATTACTTAATCGATTCGGTGATAAAACGAACGACCTTAAAGTCCAATCTAATACCGGAGGTAAAAGGGCACTCAAGCCTCCGCATAATCATTCCAATAACATTCCTAAACCATTTCCAGCAATAACACAGTCACCCGTTCCATCCACACTGAATAACAGAAATTTAACACAAGCACGAAACCGTATCGGTCAATCCCCTCAAGTCAATACATTGGATAGAACGAACTTTCCAAGCACACCGTTGGGTGTCGCCCCTAAAACTCCCATATCAAACAATCCTAGCCGTGCATACGTTTCACCGTACAGTACACCATCATCAAACTATCAACTTCAGTATCGTACGCAGGTGAAAAC CCCATTTCCGATCATTAATCAAAatgagaaaaagtttttcgacaaaatattGGATTTTCTAATGGGAGAAGGTCAGAGCAGTCTGTATGGAATGGTTTGCAAGGAATGTTACGGACATAATG GAATGGTTTCGCTCGAAGAATACGAATACAGTGCATTCCGGTGTGCATTTTGTAAAGTACTTAATCCGGCCAAGAAAATCCGGCCCAAAGCTCCAGCACTTTCGATCGAAAATATCGGCTCGACGATCCAGTCTAGCAGTTCAACGTCATCGTCCGATAAGGATTCTGGATCcgaaacagaagaaaaaagcaACAGTTTGATGACTGGATCGCTTCCGCTCAGTGGTGCTGAGGATGTGTCACATCAACAAGTGTCTGGATCGGAGTCGAACGTTGAACCATCCGTCGACGATGATAATGTACAGCCATCACAGTTaagcgaagaaaaattggatgAAAATGTGGAGGAGAAATCTGCGATTGATAAAAAAACCGACTGA